One stretch of Aythya fuligula isolate bAytFul2 chromosome 24, bAytFul2.pri, whole genome shotgun sequence DNA includes these proteins:
- the NT5C3B gene encoding 7-methylguanosine phosphate-specific 5'-nucleotidase, whose protein sequence is MVPELEKPTVRILRPERVLGIIRAIKEQGSSKLQVISDFDMTLSRFGCNGRRCPTSHNILDNSRVVSEDGKKKLKDLLHYYYPIEIDPNRTLEEKRPLMVEWWTRAHDLLSQQKIQKGDIAQIVRESDVMLRDGFNELFDQLYKHNVPIFIFSAGIGDVLEEIIRQANVFYSNVNVVSNYMDFDDSGVLKCFKGPLIHTYNKNNSVLQGTEYFQQLSGRTSIILLGDSMGDLTMADGVPSVENILKIGFLNDKVEERRGKYLDSYDIVLESDETLDVVNGILRYILLET, encoded by the exons ATG GTGCCCGAGCTGGAGAAGCCCACGGTGCGCATCCTGCGGCCGGAGCGGGTGCTGGGGATAATCCGGGCCATCAAGGAGCAGGGGAGCAGCAAGCTGCAG GTCATCTCTGACTTCGACATGACGCTGAGCAGGTTTGGGTGCAACGGCAGACGCTGCCCCACGTCGCACA ATATCCTCGACAACAGTCGTGTTGTTAGTGAGGACGGCAAGAAGAAG TTAAAGGATCTGCTGCACTATTACTACCCCATAGAAATCGATCCCAACCGGACCCTGGAAGAGAAACGTCCCCTGATGGTGGAGTG GTGGACCAGGGCCCACGACCTGCTGTCGCAGCAGAAGATCCAGAAGGGTGACATCGCCCAGATAGTCAGGGAATCGGACGTGATGCTGAG GGATGGATTCAATGAATTGTTTGATCAGCTGTACAAGCACAACGTCCCCATATTCATCTTCTCTGCTGGCATCGGCGATGTCCTCGAAGAGATAATCCGGCAGGCCAACGTCTTCTACTCCAACGTCAACGTGGTGTCCAACTACATGGACTTCGACGACAGC GGAGTCCTCAAGTGCTTCAAGGGACCTCTCATCCACACCTACAACAAGAACAACAGCGTCCTGCAGGGGACGGAGTATTTCCAGCAGCTGAGCGGCAGGACGAGCATCATCCTGCTGGGGGACTCCATGGGGGACCTGACGATGGCAGACGGGGTTCCCAGCGTGGAGAACATCCTCAAGATCGGCTTTCTCAATGACAAG GTGGAAGAGCGGAGGGGGAAGTACCTGGACTCCTATGACATCGTTCTGGAGAGCGACGAGACGCTGGATGTGGTCAACGGCATCCTCCGCTACATCCTTCTGGAGACATGA